In Treponema sp. OMZ 798, the following proteins share a genomic window:
- a CDS encoding nicotinate phosphoribosyltransferase, whose protein sequence is MIDNALFSDFYELTMAQGFWKKGNNTKTVFEMFFRSNPFKGGYAVFAGLEPLLETIQNFHFEKSDIEWLKSLGIFEKEFLDYIAGFKFSGNIWAMKEGSVVFPNEPLIRVEADTVEALLLEGLILNMINFQTLIATKTARIWLASKKGSIMEFGLRRAQGNNGAMSATRAAYIGGAFGTSNSLAAKELGIPALGTMAHSWIMSFKSEEEAFQTYADIYPDNSIFLIDTYDTLRSGIVNAIKVGKRLQKKEKNFGVRLDSGDIYYLSKDVRKRLDEAGCPNAKISVSNELTEEIVESLVQNNAPIDSWGVGTHMVTGGNEASLTGVYKMAARKSLEETEWTPVMKFSDNPAKMTNPASKQVWRLYNSDGTFKADVLSLENEKIEEGVEQTFYHPANDYQNFTFTPAKAEALLEKRIENGKAVGKVPSLKEIKTYAEKQLDSLDYTSKRLLNPHIYKVSLSEKMRDLKQQLIKAKPVFKS, encoded by the coding sequence ATGATTGATAACGCTTTATTTTCAGACTTTTATGAATTGACAATGGCTCAAGGTTTTTGGAAAAAAGGAAATAACACAAAAACCGTATTTGAAATGTTTTTTAGATCGAACCCTTTTAAGGGCGGTTATGCCGTCTTTGCAGGCCTTGAACCCCTCTTAGAAACTATTCAAAATTTTCACTTTGAAAAAAGCGATATCGAGTGGCTAAAATCCCTCGGAATATTCGAAAAAGAATTTTTAGACTATATTGCCGGCTTTAAATTTTCAGGCAATATTTGGGCAATGAAAGAAGGAAGCGTCGTTTTTCCGAATGAACCCTTAATCCGAGTTGAGGCTGATACGGTTGAAGCCCTGCTTTTAGAAGGTCTAATTTTAAACATGATAAATTTTCAAACCCTCATAGCAACAAAAACCGCCAGAATTTGGCTGGCTTCAAAAAAAGGCTCTATAATGGAATTCGGTCTTCGCCGAGCACAGGGCAACAACGGGGCTATGAGTGCAACAAGAGCTGCCTACATAGGAGGAGCCTTCGGCACAAGCAACTCCCTTGCTGCCAAAGAACTCGGCATACCGGCCCTCGGAACAATGGCCCACTCATGGATAATGTCATTTAAAAGCGAGGAGGAGGCCTTTCAAACCTATGCCGACATTTATCCGGATAATTCGATATTTTTAATAGATACCTATGATACCCTCCGTTCAGGAATCGTAAACGCTATCAAGGTTGGAAAGCGTCTGCAAAAAAAGGAAAAAAACTTCGGTGTACGCCTTGATTCAGGCGATATTTATTATTTGAGCAAAGATGTAAGAAAACGCCTAGATGAAGCGGGCTGCCCCAATGCAAAGATTTCCGTTTCAAATGAACTTACGGAGGAAATTGTAGAATCCCTTGTCCAAAACAATGCTCCCATAGATTCTTGGGGAGTCGGAACCCACATGGTTACAGGCGGAAATGAAGCCTCCCTTACAGGAGTATATAAAATGGCTGCTCGTAAGAGTTTAGAAGAAACGGAATGGACTCCGGTTATGAAATTTTCGGATAATCCTGCAAAGATGACTAATCCTGCAAGCAAACAGGTTTGGCGGCTTTACAATTCTGACGGTACTTTTAAGGCCGATGTTCTAAGTCTTGAAAACGAAAAAATTGAAGAGGGTGTAGAACAGACCTTTTATCATCCAGCAAATGACTACCAGAATTTTACCTTTACGCCAGCAAAGGCCGAGGCTCTTTTAGAAAAACGAATTGAAAACGGTAAGGCTGTCGGTAAAGTACCGTCTCTAAAAGAAATCAAAACCTATGCCGAAAAGCAGCTTGATAGTTTAGACTATACCTCAAAACGTCTTTTAAATCCCCATATATACAAGGTTTCTTTAAGCGAAAAGATGAGAGATTTAAAACAGCAGCTGATAAAAGCAAAACCGGTTTTTAAAAGCTAA